DNA sequence from the Candida dubliniensis CD36 chromosome 5, complete sequence genome:
GAGGTGTGGAAGCAAAATTATGAGACCACCGCTCGGGTCAAATATAGTAATAATCAGGCGATTGTCAAGTCAAATGAGTTGTTAGGCAACTGTTGGTCGGTTTATACTTCGGCTCATATATATTGCCACATATTGGTATGTGGGGTTTGACCCAGCCAAGCCAAGCCAAGCCAAAGCCGAGTCgtaattgtttatttgttatCAGAGATATCGCAGACAGTTGCCGTTAACTAAAAATTCCGtcaaaataattcttttggTAAGGAAAACACGCCAAGTATTTTCTCCGCGAACCACGTCCAGTCCATagaaacaattattattgtgtGACCATTTTTACATTCTCGCTTGCTTTTACCCCTTCTCAATATCAACACTAGTAATATTTTCTCTCTTTATTTCGGAAGTATCATTATAGCGAAACGGAACCTAATCTTTTATCATCACACAAAAATGCCAATACGAACCATTttgctaaaaaaaaaatgctaCCTAAAATTACCAAAAGAGATGATTTGATATGACCTTAAAAAACAACATCACAGTTATTCTCTGGAGTTTggaaatatataaatattaacAATTCAACCGATTTCCGTTTTCCTCTTCTAGCTTTTTTTAAActtgtttttctttctttatctACTTTCATTacatattatatatatatattcaatctTTTCAGGAAAAGATGTCTATTAGATTATATTCTAAACAATCTTTAAACATATTCAGAAGATCTGCACGTATACCCACTGCTACTCAATTATATAGAGCACAACTTAGATATTTTCATGATACtccaaataaacaaaatgtTACCGTCAATAATATGATGCCAGGGGTCACCAAACCAACCAACACTTTTACTACTCCACAATTGGCTTCCACGGAATATTTAAAAGCATTCAATAACAGAGAATTAATTTCCTTTTTCATGATTGGTATAGTCACATTaaataaaccaattttACAACTTTGCATCAAATTATTCCCCTATGTTCCAATGTCTATTATTAAGGCACTTGTTTATCGTATCTATTGTGGTGGTGAAACCATTGACCAAGTAAAGCAAACGGGATTGAGATTGCACGAACGTGGTATTGACAATATGATGATTTCTTTAACCATTGAAGCGTGTGATGGTAATGACAATGTTGATCCAAAATATATCGTTGAAGAAACTGCCAAgtcaattgaaaacattttAGTTCCTCACACTGTGAAAATGATTGACCAAGCAGCAGATATTAATGACATCCCACCAGGTTATGTTGCATTAAAACCAACGGGGTTTGCTAAAGATGCCGCCAATGTATTGAAAAACTACAACACTACCATGAGCAAAGAGTTTGATGAATTGGTTGATAAAGCCACTACTGTTTGCCAAACCGTTTATGAttccaatttgaaattggcTAAACAATACCCAGATAGAGTCTCAccatttgttgttggtgttaTTGACGCTGAGAAACATGACTTACAAGAAGGTGTTTATGAATTACAAAGAAGattatacaaaaaattcaataaattgaacCAACCAGTGTCTATTGTTGGTACTTTGCAAATGTATCTTTCTGAATCTGCCAGTTTATTAACcaaggaagaaaaattggcTAATGAAAACAAGTATCGTTTAGGATTGAAATTGGTTCGTGGTGCCTACATTCATTCGGAAAAGAATCGTGATGTTGTTATTCACAAAACCAAACAAGATACTGATAACAATTATAATTCGGGTATTTCATACTGTATTGATTCTATTATGAATCAAAGTGGCAATGAATCTACTATTGGTCATTTAGTTGTTGCTTCTCATAATGCTGAATCCATGAGATTAGCCAGTGGCAAAGTTTACAACCCAGTTAATGAatccaacaaaaacaaaactaatGTTGTTTTGGGTCAATTGTTAGGTATGGCTGATAATGTCACTTATGATTTGATTACTAACAATAAAATTGGTAATGTTATCAAATACGTTCCATGGGGACCACCATTGGAAACCaaagaatatttattaagAAGATTAGAAGAAAATGGTGATGCTGTTAAAAACGATAATGGTTGGCCATTAGTTAAAGCTTCATTCAAGATGTTGACCAAAAGAGTATTTGGAAGTGcttaaaaaaagaagagaagGTCTATTTGGTGGATTGACACTCTAGCAACAAGAATactcaaaaaaaagtttctAACACTTGTTGGAGTTGATATGAGATAATGACgtatatacatatatatatttaatacaaaaaatattcttgaatatttaattatGCAATAAATCTGTAGTTGAAATACTTGTCCAATTAAACGCTGACTGTATACTTTGGAGATTCCAAAATGGCTCCATTTATAACACATTGAACAACCCATTCccaatcaatcaatttaattgaataatttgatttgggtTTATCTCGATTATTCTTGCCAGTGATATTTCTATTGTTAGTTAATGCTTGAACCATATCGTTGCTTTCATCATAAATGGTGATATTATCTTCAATACCCGTGAAATCTTCCTTTATACATTTGATTATCTGATCGGTCTTTGTGAAATATTGCAATGATTTTGCCCCAAACGCatagaaaataaatttacaAGTTTCCATTGAATTATGGTTAATAGATTTATTTTgtaatatcaatatatcCAACCCATTGAAAACATGATGAttgttattgaattgatcaaCTAGCATTTTACCAGCTTCATAATTCTCTTTAAATCTGAAAATGTCAATACTCTTGATAGTTGTTAATTTCTTTGATAACCCAGAAggtaataaataattcgtccatttttgtttatttgtaGTGTCTTTTAAACAATCATCAATGTATACATCAGATATTATGGGCCACCCTAGCGCCAAAGCTTGTAAATATTTGGCACTACgacaaaaattattacttATCAACGCAATAAAGTTGAAAGTTTGAGCCACTTCCAAATCACATGTTAAGTTCAATGAGATTTGTGatccttctttttcttgttgttcatGATACAGAAATAATTCATGGATTTCTTTATCCCATAGTATACCTCCATTAGTTtctattattgattttaattccATTTTTCTGTCACCATCAATACTAGTTATACAAAATATCATTTCTTGAAAAATCTTTGAATCTGCCGAGTTAGGTTTGATTATTTCACTATTTGTATGTTTAAGAGATTTCAAAGGTGTTGAGGGCAATTTGTATTTCTGTGATTTTTTGGGTGTTGATGGTAATATGGCTTCATCGGTAAATATATTGTAGTTaccaataatcaatttatactTTTGTTGATGCATTATCCAGTCACTTAACTCCATAAAGCAATCGGATAATATAACACTAAATTCTTTTGCTGGAACATTTAAATTGGGTTTCTGTTGACTTCTTCGTAAATAAACTACATTATACCCTCTCATACACTTTATGTTGGATAACTTACTCTTTTCATCACCTGCAAGTGTTGATAATCCTGTAACAGTATATTTATGACGATTACCTTTGACGTTGACAGTATCTCCAATACGAATATCTAGTACGTTTAAATCCACATTCTTCACATTATATGTCCCTTCgtcaaattcaatattcaGATCTTCAATGTATTTTGCCACAATTCTTCCAGTATACATCtttaaattatatataGCCCATACGCTATCATGATTGATGATGTCATCTTCTGTTAGAGTGGTAGATTCTTCCTGACGCAAAATATCAGGTTCAGTACTATCCTCAGTGATAGAATCAACGTCTTCATTAGTGTTCATGGACTGTGAATCgattattttcttgttaGCCCTCGATCTTGGGGCTATAATTGGGATTGCTTCATCTGATTGCTTTTtcgaagaagaagaagaatcatcatcatcatcatcatcatcatcatctacctcttcttcgtcatcatcatcaatttcaataatagcCTTATTTTTCGctttgatttgatcaatatcaatatcaaactCCTCTAAATCTGAAGGTTCgtgttcttcttcaaacAGAATCTTAACCCCCTTGTTGGGGGAAGAAGGCAACGGAGCAATATCCATACTAGTACTATCCTCTTCAATCTTATCTGTTTGTATTGatttatcttcttcatccaaattcaattgtttctttaatggagatgatgatgatagtGGATTTGTAGGAGACGCCAAAACCAATGGTATTGAATATTGTCTTAATCCAGGAGTTTTAAGGAAATCcttatttgatgatgacgatgacgatgatATCCCATTAATTGTTGTCAATAGActgtttttatttgttcTTGACGGTATCAATTCAGTATTTCTTCGTTTTATCTTTTGTGGACTCAACAGTAGTTTACGTTTAAACTGGTGGGCAGTTAGTGAATCATCATAATACTTGGATTGAATTTTCTTGTCTTCACTCTCATCCTCATCACTATCAGTTTGAATCTCAATCACACTTTTGGATGCATGTTCTTGTGTTGTGTCTTCACTAGTAGATATATCAGATAAATCTTGAGTGTTTAACACTTGTGTCTGGGATTTACAAGTCTTTTTATTATGTGAAGGTGATATTGCTTGAGAATGATCTGCAGGTGAAGAATGTAGTACTTTTTGAGAATCATAATACAGGACACTTTGAGTTTGAGTATCTGGCAACTGAATTACTTGAGATTCAGGGATGTTTTTCTGTATCACTTGCGTGTCAGACAATACTCTATTTATGACTTGCGTGTTTGGTAGAAGTTTGGGTATGACTTGTGTGTCTGCTAGAGctttattgattatttgtgTATCGGATAGTACCTTTTTTATTACTTGGGTGTCAGGTAGTACTTTATTTATAACTTGAGTATCAGGTAACACgttattaattatttgcGTATCAGGTAACGCTCTTCCTATTACCTGTGTGTCTCCCAACTGATTATCTTGGGtattcattttgttttctaCTATAATTTTAGAATTAGTTTGCTTTTGCTGGCTTGTACCATTTGAAGATTCAATATCATAATTGTCGTTACTGTTGTAATGTCtctgtattattatttgtgtGTCATCATTTCCATTATCTCGGAAAGATTCACGTGAATatgatttcaaatattcaGAATGTGTCCCATTAGTTTGTCCTTGATCATGGCTCAGTTGTTTTTGCTCATCAATCATTTcctttaattttttcagaAACGGACTGATCGTGTCATCATTTTGGTATTTGTCATCAGCTTCAGTTACATCCTCAACTGTTctatcaacaattatttgatCTTCTACTGTCGGTATTATTTCAGTGTCATTATCATCGACATTGTCATCGTTTGTTATATTTCCTccaaaaattaaacttgAATTGTGGTCCTCGTAATCTTTAAAAAGTGAAGAGTCTTTTTGTGTAGGTTCTGAATTAACATTAATAGCAGAATGtccttgttgttgaaattgtgAATTCTCAGATTGGGCAGATTGTGGTAATACGTGTTGATCAACCTGGGTATCCATAATCACCTATATTATCATAATTTGAACGTGTATCAACAAGATTCCCCTAAAAGTAATTTCAATCCCCTTTatagtattttttttcagtgtCCACATTGAATTCGCAGAGCCACACGTACTTTCTCAAAACTGGTATACACCCATATTGATAAACAACAGTTTTACAAAGATCATAGTTCGACCCCTTTGTAGTAACTTACATGGTTTacattattttttcatatttattaaaacaaacttcactataaaaaaaaaaaaaaaaactaaaactaaataaAATACAATAGTATACTTCAACAACTCAAAAacgaaacaaaaaagaaaagaatcTTGGActtcaaatttgattaaaaaatGTTAATATTACAATGAATGATTTGGAACTAAACGAGTTTACCTATATACAAAAATTGCACCAACAATGATCAATTTAGCTGACTTAAAATATCATCCAACCGAGGCTCCTTTGTTTCCTGTTTAGCTTCAACTGAATGTGCACTAGCACTAGATGTAGAATCACCTGTTGCAGATAAAGATCGATTCCTTTCCTCTACATGGTGATAATGGTTGCTGCTATTTGTTACAGAGCTTCTTGGTCTTGGTTGGTAATCCTTTCTTACCACAAATAAAGCAAACAATCCAATTCTTAAATCACGTCTAGAATTCTTCAAAAATGGGGGTAAATTTTCATCCCTAAAGTCAATTGGAATCAAATACGAATCTTTGACAAAAGAAGGCTGACCGCTTAAAACACCCACTTTATTCTTAATTAGCAAATATTGATACaatttttggaattgatCATCGTTGTCATCGtcatttaatatttgaacaaaataaaaatctcGAGAACCAATTACTTTTGGTAAGTATTTATCAGCAACATGTCTATCAAGTCTTCCAAGAATAGTATACGAAGGTAAATGTAAAATATCCTTAGCAGTATTTATTAAGTGGTCCATTGGTTTATCATTGTAATCGGTGCTAGTGTAAAACTCGCCTTTGGCTTTGAAAGTTGCAAACTCAGGAAATGTGATTCTACCCGACCAAACATGCTTGCTTTCAACTTTTGTATTATTGGTTACAGAGTTTTCAACACCGgataaaaatgaatagAGATGGCTATCGTCAGCATCATTATGATTTAATGTATCAACGTCACTTAGTGACTCTGAAGATTTAGGTGTGCTCTTGTTCTCACTTTGAGGTGGATTTGTCCCGGAGCTTTCTGTTACTGTGGCTACCgatccttcttcttcttcttcttcttcttcttcttcattgttttgatttacAATTTCATCGTCATCGTCTTCTTCAAATCTTGGATTCAAGTTATTATAGCCTTTACTTTGAGTTTTTGTATGGGATCTAAATTTGGATTCTGGAACTATCTCTGGAGAAAAATGACGGTGATCGACTTTCCTTGTGGCAATACTCTCGTCAATTTGGTttgaattttcaaaatcattcTCTTTAACAATTTCCCCCTTGTGAGTTCTTCGTATAATCTGGGTAGTATCGTTTTCCGTGAGAATAatgtttttgatattttctttattttgtttttcaattcgAACAATATCGGCATTGATTTCTTGTGGGGTTTTATGAATAACATCTTTGAACGTAATGGTACCGTCAAATATTTCTTGCATAAAGTGCTTTTTCAATACAAACAAAATCCTTCTTCCCTCTGTCGGATAAGCCTTGCCAGGGAATTCCTCATGAATTATACTTTCAATTTCCAATGCCATATCATTAACTCGAGATTCTATTGCTTCCTCACTAGTGTTTTCACCATCCTTAGGGATAACctttttaaagaaattgtaGAATGCTTTAAAAGTACTGATTCTAACTTCATCCTTTAAAATAGCGACACTTTTCTTCTCGTTAACATCAGTAATCTCAATAgtgtcttcttcttcttcctctgtcttggtggtggttttCTTTGGGTTTGTCTTGGATTGTGGTATGGGTTTGCCTGTACAAACATCACATTTATGGATGTTGGGTATGGAACGTTTGGTTTTATATCCCATACACTTTGCGTGCTGCCAAGTTTTGCATTGATCACACTGTACCATATCTCCTAAAGTATCCTCGTCTTCATCATAATTATCTTTTGTGGCACCACATGGCCGACACCTCACTTCATCATCTGACTCATCAGCATGATCTTCTGTGTTTGATTGGGTCACTGTCACGTCTTTGGttgcattttttttgaccttttgtttcttgtttgtAGAATCAACACTTTGACTGCTAAAGTATTTTACATCATTGGATAATAACTCCTCAATATGTCTTTTCATATTTTGACCACGATTGACTCTGGTCACACGTTTGGTTGGTTCTtccatttgttttttcGGGTTTGTCTAGTAATAATTTGGTGATTTATAACTTTCTTTCAAAAGAAGCAGATTTAACTAATGAATTCACTCAGGTAAAAATAAGAACtatcaaaaaaagatgtgattaaataaagaaagggatgtaaatatatatcaataatcaaattataaaaaaaaaaaaattagaatcGTATACAGAATATAAATACTTTACAGAGCTTGTTCACGAGAAAATGTTTGATAGCAAAATAAACTAGTAACGATATTCTAGGtctttcttcttgatgatgatgaataaTGATTATGACCACAGTTATTATTGCAAATCTGTTGATTGTATTATGGTTGTGGTTGatataaagaaatattGGTTCAGGATGATTTGTAATGagtatgtttttttttctcagttgattttttttttttttttgcccttaaaatgaagaagagaGAAATGGAGTTGGTGATGATTTagcagaaaaaaaaatattctcGTTTTCTGTAAGATCACACGACCATTCTAGTCTGTATCAAATAACTGTTTTAGGGAGTGATACTAGGATAAGCTTATTGCTATAACCAGGCTAATACCGAAGTATCTAACTATTGAATATTTGTTGGTTTAAACTATCTACATTTTACGAATGATACTACCTGTTGAAACTCTATTTAAGCAATACCCATTATTCAGTTCCTACCCAAATATCACCtaaataatcaaacaaGGCTATTTCATCCTGATTATATTCCACTAATATACCTTCTAGCGTATTATCTTTAATCTTATTGTTGTCGTTTTTGTCATCCTTCTCGTCAGGGCGCTTTTGTGGCCCACCAACACTTGAGTAAGCACACCACATGTACCTTCGACAATACCCTGATTCCCAGAACCAACCATTAGTCGGTTCATCCATTGCATTTTTACGATCTTGCAAGTCTGGATCTAATGGTGGTACAATAGCATGAGTTATTCTCAACGgattataataaaaagtTCTAAATTGGTCTGCAGTTTGTAAATGCTTCAAGCGAGTCTTCTTTTCCgcttctttttcaaaatcaacttcATCTGCTTGATGACAAAACCGGAACCCTGAATTTATCCATAATAAACTATGATTATCATCACTACTGATATGGCCTGGATGAGGCGTACAAATCTCTTTTGAATGATGCCACGTTCCATCTTTACGGGCTCGATCTTGTGGAGGAGTTAATTCACCAATCGCGGCTGCAAAATTGTTATCGAAATAGTACTCTTCATCACCATTAATGGCAAAACCTAACcaaaataattctttatctCCCCAAACTTTCCCTGTAATCGGTCCAATGAGATTGATTTGTGTgatcattaaaattgagTTCAAATGTTTATCTTTGTTAATCATGACCAACCCAGACT
Encoded proteins:
- a CDS encoding DNA repair protein Rad9 homologue, putative (Similar to S. cerevisiae RAD9;~In S. cerevisiae: DNA damage-dependent checkpoint protein, required for cell-cycle arrest in G1/S, intra-S, and G2/M;~In C. albicans: involved in regulation of DNA-damage-induced filamentous growth; putative component of DNA damage checkpoint), giving the protein MDTQVDQHVLPQSAQSENSQFQQQGHSAINVNSEPTQKDSSLFKDYEDHNSSLIFGGNITNDDNVDDNDTEIIPTVEDQIIVDRTVEDVTEADDKYQNDDTISPFSKKLKEMIDEQKQSSHDQGQTNGTHSEYLKSYSRESFRDNGNDDTQIIIQRHYNSNDNYDIESSNGTSQQKQTNSKIIVENKMNTQDNQLGDTQVIGRALPDTQIINNVLPDTQVINKVLPDTQVIKKVLSDTQIINKALADTQVIPKLLPNTQVINRVLSDTQVIQKNIPESQVIQLPDTQTQSVSYYDSQKVLHSSPADHSQAISPSHNKKTCKSQTQVLNTQDLSDISTSEDTTQEHASKSVIEIQTDSDEDESEDKKIQSKYYDDSLTAHQFKRKLSLSPQKIKRRNTELIPSRTNKNSLLTTINGISSSSSSSNKDFLKTPGLRQYSIPLVLASPTNPLSSSSPLKKQLNLDEEDKSIQTDKIEEDSTSMDIAPLPSSPNKGVKISFEEEHEPSDLEEFDIDIDQIKAKNKAIIEIDDDDEEEVDDDDDDDDDDSSSSSKKQSDEAIPIIAPRSRANKKIIDSQSMNTNEDVDSITEDSTEPDILRQEESTTLTEDDIINHDSVWAIYNLKMYTGRIVAKYIEDSNIEFDEGTYNVKNVDLNVLDIRIGDTVNVKGNRHKYTVTGLSTLAGDEKSKLSNIKCMRGYNVVYLRRSQQKPNLNVPAKEFSVILSDCFMELSDWIMHQQKYKLIIGNYNIFTDEAILPSTPKKSQKYKLPSTPLKSLKHTNSEIIKPNSADSKIFQEMIFCITSIDGDRKMELKSIIETNGGILWDKEIHELFSYHEQQEKEGSQISLNLTCDLEVAQTFNFIALISNNFCRSAKYLQALALGWPIISDVYIDDCLKDTTNKQKWTNYLLPSGLSKKLTTIKSIDIFRFKENYEAGKMLVDQFNNNHHVFNGLDILILQNKSINHNSMETCKFIFYAFGAKSLQYFTKTDQIIKCIKEDFTGIEDNITIYDESNDMVQALTNNRNITGKNNRDKPKSNYSIKLIDWEWVVQCVINGAILESPKYTVSV
- a CDS encoding negative regulator of transcription elongation, putative (Similar to S. cerevisiae BYE1); translation: MEEPTKRVTRVNRGQNMKRHIEELLSNDVKYFSSQSVDSTNKKQKVKKNATKDVTVTQSNTEDHADESDDEVRCRPCGATKDNYDEDEDTLGDMVQCDQCKTWQHAKCMGYKTKRSIPNIHKCDVCTGKPIPQSKTNPKKTTTKTEEEEEDTIEITDVNEKKSVAILKDEVRISTFKAFYNFFKKVIPKDGENTSEEAIESRVNDMALEIESIIHEEFPGKAYPTEGRRILFVLKKHFMQEIFDGTITFKDVIHKTPQEINADIVRIEKQNKENIKNIILTENDTTQIIRRTHKGEIVKENDFENSNQIDESIATRKVDHRHFSPEIVPESKFRSHTKTQSKGYNNLNPRFEEDDDDEIVNQNNEEEEEEEEEEGSVATVTESSGTNPPQSENKSTPKSSESLSDVDTLNHNDADDSHLYSFLSGVENSVTNNTKVESKHVWSGRITFPEFATFKAKGEFYTSTDYNDKPMDHLINTAKDILHLPSYTILGRLDRHVADKYLPKVIGSRDFYFVQILNDDDNDDQFQKLYQYLLIKNKVGVLSGQPSFVKDSYLIPIDFRDENLPPFLKNSRRDLRIGLFALFVVRKDYQPRPRSSVTNSSNHYHHVEERNRSLSATGDSTSSASAHSVEAKQETKEPRLDDILSQLN
- a CDS encoding proline oxidase, mitochondrial precursor, putative (Similar to S. cerevisiae PUT1;~In S. cerevisiae: nuclear-encoded mitochondrial protein involved in utilization of proline as sole nitrogen source); protein product: MSIRLYSKQSLNIFRRSARIPTATQLYRAQLRYFHDTPNKQNVTVNNMMPGVTKPTNTFTTPQLASTEYLKAFNNRELISFFMIGIVTLNKPILQLCIKLFPYVPMSIIKALVYRIYCGGETIDQVKQTGLRLHERGIDNMMISLTIEACDGNDNVDPKYIVEETAKSIENILVPHTVKMIDQAADINDIPPGYVALKPTGFAKDAANVLKNYNTTMSKEFDELVDKATTVCQTVYDSNLKLAKQYPDRVSPFVVGVIDAEKHDLQEGVYELQRRLYKKFNKLNQPVSIVGTLQMYLSESASLLTKEEKLANENKYRLGLKLVRGAYIHSEKNRDVVIHKTKQDTDNNYNSGISYCIDSIMNQSGNESTIGHLVVASHNAESMRLASGKVYNPVNESNKNKTNVVLGQLLGMADNVTYDLITNNKIGNVIKYVPWGPPLETKEYLLRRLEENGDAVKNDNGWPLVKASFKMLTKRVFGSA